Genomic segment of Deltaproteobacteria bacterium:
ACCCAGCCGAGAAATGAATTTCTTGCGATCTAGAGGCGGCCGACGGCCGCGAGAGGCACTTCCACCGAGGTTCCTTGCCGCAGGAAATCCATCAAGACCCGAATCCGGCCCCGCTCGGGACACGGCTTCTCGATGATCGCTACCAGTCCGGCGAAGGGTCCGCGCTTGATGCGCACGCGCTCCCCGGCCCGGAAGGTCCGGTCGGGCCTGATGATTCCGTCTGGACCGGTCTGCTCGCGGAGAAAGTTGACGATGCCACGCCCGATCGGCGTTGGGATCTCCCCGAAGGAGACGAAGCCCTTGATCCCCGGGCTCCAGCTCACCGCATGGTACGCGGCGTGGAGCACGATGTCGACGAAGAGGTAGCCCGGGAAGAGCGGTACCGTCGCCCAATCGTTCGTCCAGCCGACCGGCTCCAGGATACGCGGGCAGAAGGCCGCGATGCCGCGTCGCCCGAGGCTCAGGAGCGCCTGATCTTCCTTGCGAGATTTGGTGCGGACGACGAACCATTCCTGCTGTGGGGTGTGCATTGGCGGAGAGAGAAATCTGGCTTGAAATCGGAGCAAGTTCGATGCCACGGAATCGCGCTAAACCTCGACATTCCACACCTTTTCCGCCACACCGCAGCATCGGCTTTCTGCCTGCTGAGGCGTGGACCTGCGGCGCGAACGGCGAGCCGCGCGCAACGACCTCGGCGCCGAGGATTCAAGCTGTCCGATCGTCCAGACGTTGCGATTCTGCCGTATCGTGCACCGTCGTCAGGTGATGGCCTGACACGGCACCGAGGAAACCGAGTCACACTGAGAGGTTAGGCATGCAGCCTCGCAACGCGCTTGCGCCGTCCCGCCGACATCCGGTCTCCGCTCGACGGCGGGAGCCGTCACGCCGGGAAGCGGCGACGCGGACGCGGATCCCCGCGGAAACGCACGTCACGGGAAGGCGTCGTCGTCGAGCCCCGGCGGGTCGTCGGGCGGCGAAGCCTCGTCGTCGAGCCCCGGCCCCTCCTCGATCGGGAAACCTCCCGCGGCCACGGGCGGCGCCCCGTCGGTCATCCGCGGCCCCGGCAGCACGAGCGTCCTGCCGGCCGCGATCACGTTCGGGTTGTCGAGCCACGGGTTCGCAGCCTTGATCGCCGCGAGCACCCGGGGCGCGGCGCTGCCGTAGTACCGCACCGCCAGATCCGTGATCGTATCGCCGCCGCTCACCGTGACGCGGAGATCGCCGGTCTGCGGTACGCGGGTGGACTGCGCCCGCGCCTCCTCGACGCGGCGGGGCGTCTCCCCCGGTGTCGGCGTCGCGGCGAGCGTCGGCGTCGCGGTCGACGTCCCGGAGGGCGTCGGGCTCGACGTCGGCTCGCTCGTCCCGGTCGCCGCGGGCTCCACGGCGGCGGCCGCGGGCATCTGCGGGGTCCCGGACGGGCGCGGCGTGGCCGTCGCGGCGACGACGGTCGCCGACGCGACCCGCGGCGCGAACGTCCGACCGCCGCCGCGGGCCACCATCAACCCGCCGCCCGCGAGCGCGCCGCCGAGAACCGCCGCCGTGAGCAGCGCGGCCGCGCGCCCCATCCGGCTCGGCGCCCACGTGACCTGGCGACGCAGGTCGCGCATCGCCTCGCCGATCTCGCGCCAGCCGATCGTCCGCTTGCCGCGCGCGTAGGCCGTCACGAGCGCGTTGTCGCAGGCCGCATTCACGAGCCGCGGCACGCCACCCGAGAACCACCAAAGGCG
This window contains:
- a CDS encoding AAA family ATPase — protein: MYRAFFGFREKPFNLTPDPKFLYLNASYREALAALHYGVVDRKGFVSLIGEAGTGKTTLLRRLLSELPRETRSVLVINPAIGFEEMLRFILSDLGRPPAPGATKLDMLEALNAELLTTLARGGNVVVLIDEAQDLTIPVLEELRLLSNLETAKEKILQLVLAGQPEFDALLARPEIRQLRQRISVSARLRPLGRSEVKAYVAARIAAAGGDVRGLFTSAALLRLWWFSGGVPRLVNAACDNALVTAYARGKRTIGWREIGEAMRDLRRQVTWAPSRMGRAAALLTAAVLGGALAGGGLMVARGGGRTFAPRVASATVVAATATPRPSGTPQMPAAAAVEPAATGTSEPTSSPTPSGTSTATPTLAATPTPGETPRRVEEARAQSTRVPQTGDLRVTVSGGDTITDLAVRYYGSAAPRVLAAIKAANPWLDNPNVIAAGRTLVLPGPRMTDGAPPVAAGGFPIEEGPGLDDEASPPDDPPGLDDDAFP